A single Pseudomonadota bacterium DNA region contains:
- a CDS encoding universal stress protein, whose translation MTLRNILVHVAEDARCPDRVALACELATKNDSMVTGLFARPYPIIVPAMPPGGAVTVVEDLDEVYDASSARTKKAFEDLSAAKGVRVRWLSDQGETDECLAFHARYSDLIVVGQWSPDDPAECGTVDLGGAVALGAGRPVLILPYAGTFSTEWKRIMVAWDSSRAATRAVHDALAFMKAADQVDVVCVDADQSEGRDPGADIAAHLAQHGITAKAHHMTRGSLTTAETLNSAASDMDSQLLVMGAYGHTRLTEIVFGGVTRNLLQHMTLPILMSH comes from the coding sequence ATGACCCTGCGCAATATTCTGGTCCACGTGGCCGAGGACGCACGCTGCCCGGATCGCGTCGCGCTGGCGTGCGAGCTGGCGACGAAGAACGACAGTATGGTGACCGGTCTGTTCGCCAGACCCTATCCCATTATCGTACCCGCCATGCCGCCGGGCGGGGCCGTAACGGTGGTCGAGGATCTGGACGAGGTCTATGACGCCTCGTCGGCGCGCACCAAAAAGGCGTTTGAGGATCTGTCAGCGGCCAAGGGCGTCAGGGTGCGGTGGCTCAGCGACCAAGGCGAAACGGACGAATGCCTGGCGTTTCACGCCCGCTATAGCGATCTGATCGTCGTTGGCCAGTGGTCACCGGACGATCCCGCCGAGTGCGGGACGGTCGATTTGGGCGGTGCGGTAGCTCTCGGGGCCGGGCGGCCGGTCCTGATCCTCCCCTATGCCGGCACGTTCTCGACCGAATGGAAACGCATCATGGTGGCGTGGGATTCCAGCAGGGCGGCAACCCGCGCGGTCCACGACGCTCTGGCATTCATGAAAGCGGCCGATCAGGTCGATGTCGTCTGTGTCGATGCCGATCAGTCGGAAGGCCGGGATCCCGGCGCCGATATCGCCGCCCATCTGGCCCAACACGGCATTACGGCCAAGGCGCACCACATGACCCGCGGCAGCCTGACAACCGCGGAAACGCTGAACTCAGCGGCCTCCGACATGGACAGCCAGCTTCTGGTGATGGGCGCCTATGGCCATACCCGACTGACCGAGATCGTGTTTGGCGGCGTCACCCGCAATCTGCTGCAGCACATGACGCTGCCGATCCTGATGTCCCACTAG
- a CDS encoding LysE family transporter produces the protein MDFSAAVMGAVIGFLVAAPVGPVAVLCIQRTLTDGRLAGYVTGLGAAIADTVFGALAMFSVAFVQTFLINHENTVRLVGGIILIGMGILGIFARKKLRRSEEEAQTLRVDHATLAQALGSAFIVTIVNPITILAFISIFAATSVSVQTEGLFDAWVLIIGVFVGALAWWGFLASITATFRQRFTDRGLRWLNRISGAVIAGFGVYALCLVAWDYL, from the coding sequence ATGGATTTTTCCGCCGCTGTAATGGGCGCTGTAATCGGATTTCTTGTGGCGGCGCCGGTCGGCCCGGTCGCCGTTCTTTGCATTCAGCGAACCCTGACCGATGGCCGCCTGGCAGGCTATGTCACCGGTCTAGGTGCTGCGATCGCCGACACGGTGTTTGGCGCGCTTGCCATGTTTTCCGTCGCTTTTGTTCAGACCTTTCTGATCAACCACGAGAACACCGTGCGCCTGGTCGGTGGAATCATCCTGATCGGCATGGGGATCCTGGGCATCTTCGCGCGTAAGAAACTGCGCCGCTCCGAGGAGGAGGCCCAGACGCTCAGGGTCGATCACGCAACGCTCGCCCAGGCTCTGGGTTCGGCCTTCATCGTCACCATCGTCAACCCGATCACCATTCTGGCCTTTATCTCGATCTTTGCCGCGACCAGCGTCTCCGTGCAGACCGAAGGCCTGTTCGATGCCTGGGTGCTGATCATCGGTGTTTTTGTCGGCGCGCTCGCCTGGTGGGGCTTCCTGGCCAGCATCACCGCGACCTTCCGCCAGCGCTTCACGGATCGCGGCCTGCGTTGGCTGAACCGTATCTCAGGCGCCGTCATCGCCGGTTTCGGCGTCTATGCGCTTTGTCTTGTCGCCTGGGATTATCTCTAG